Sequence from the Castanea sativa cultivar Marrone di Chiusa Pesio chromosome 12, ASM4071231v1 genome:
CAGACATAACCATATAGCAACAAGTACTTTAGATCATCATCATTGCAGCATATAAAGGACAACAAAATTCTCATCTTGACTACTAAATTTACAACTTTTAAgtaagtttcaacaaaataatcaaAGTCCCACATAAAACACAACTTAATATTGACCAAAATTAGAAAAGATAAGAGGAGAGCAACGTACCTGTAGTCAACGACGGCAGGAAGCAACGACGACGGGAAGCAATGATGACTGATAGAGACTGGATAGGGAGAGTGAGACTGATGGAGAGTAGGGAAGAGTGGGGAAGCCTGATCGTAGAGCGAGCGAGGGAGAGTCTAGAGGGAGAGTGATGGCAGAGAGCGAGGAAGAGAGAGTGTACAGGTAGAGAGTGAGTGAATAGGCGTAATGAGACGATAGGGTCTTAGGGGTTCAAATCGCTGAAGAAAACTTGATTTTACACAATCGAgttcttcaaaaaactcgattttACACTTACCGAGTTATGAATAactacatgaacattttttattaggaaaaagCCACATCTGCTAAGCTAGCGTGGCATAATAGCCAGAGTAACTCGATCATAGGGATATTGAGTTCTTCATAAAAACTTGACTCTTCTATTGTCGAATTACAAAAGAGGGGCacttccctaattagtttggaaaagggGGCAGAATCCTGTAATTTTTGTGCGAAAAGGGCATTTGCCGATTTTCGCCGTTTAAAGTCAATAGTCAAAGTCATTATTGGTTAATGGGATCCTATAGTGACTAGATGATTTGATTATTAACATGGCTTGTTAACATAGGTGTTGTTGACATGGTAGATTTTGATGATGTGTTTGTGATGTGGCATGTTTTGATGATGTGTTTGGTTAATGTGGCATGCCAGAATGGTAGAGATTTGCTATTATGCTAATGTTGTGAGGTTATGTGACAAGTTATGATATGTGGATGACTAAACTGAAAAGAAGAGGATTCTCAAAAACCTTAACTTTGATATCATgttaaaatttgagaaagagagagagagagttgacaTGGCTTGGCCTAATGATCTATGTCCATAGTGAAAAACTATTGAACTATTACATCTATACAATATAAAAGTTATGTGTTACTATCGTTGGCTTATCATTTAACAAAGACAATTACCAAGTGTTATTTCAAACCCAAACGGTAAGAAACCTTTGGGACTCTTAACAGATGGCCTTAACATGAAGATGTATTGTCCTACATAAATTAGTTAGTTAGATTCttcatatcaattttttcaCTTCCAAGTCAGAAAACTAGAGAAACTTGTCAAGAATTTCATGTAAAAACTCGTGTTTCTCAATTAGCCAATTTTCATACCAGGGTCAGGATCCTCACCTTCTCACATCATTATTTAACGACTTTGCAATATGCCTACATAAAAGAAGCTAAAATAGCAAGAGTAGAGAGAGCAAAAATGGAAATTCACATGGGAACATAGTATGAACTGatacaaaataagtaaacaTATCATGACACTTCCATCTTTCCATCTTCATTCACTTCCCTAACTATTCTCTTCCAAAACCAATGCTCCCTCCACACTCTATTCATCTGTTCAATAGGCATATTCTATAATCTGTTTGGTGATAGTACATGAATAGAACTATAAATTGTATTTCATTGTTTGATATAACATGATTTGATGATATAATAATGGAATCATATTCTTGTTgaatttctaaatttatttttataattatatttacaCTCTTCGTAGGTTTCTCTTAACAttcaattatttgaaaattcaataattgtaaaattaattaatatccTTGTACTTTGTTCATATTTGTTTCtccacacacacatgtataaaTTGACAATGATGGGACTGACGCCTTCAGCTCACATGGACGATGTCATCATTACCAGTGGGGTCATCCCCTAGGATGAGCCAACTAAATGTCAACAATGAGTGACGAAGGTATCCGACCATTCAATACAGGCAATAATATCTCGGGCAGTTACAAATACAGCTGTACAGACCATTGAACGCCTATTAAAGTCCGCATTATAGGACACAAGGCGTTACCAACTGAGGCATTATAGCTACAATAACTGCTACAAGGACTAGATGCTGTGGAAAACATATAAAAGGCCCTCACAAGCACCAGCACAAGGTATGAACATCATCCCGAGTAATACTTGTCATAATTCTAGAATACTATTTCACTTTGAAGGTTTCTTTGTACTGACTTTGGTATCAGAGACGTGGTGGAAGGCACCACATCGGTGACCACTCTAAGGGAGCAGTCTCATCTTCTACACCACAACGACGAGAATTTGGCTTCATCTGAATGCACTCACCACGACTAACGAATTTGcacttcatcagtttggcgccgtctgtgggaaacgacATTTTTCGTGCTCATATTCGAAAACTTAGTTTCTACCAATTTCAAATttcagatggagtccaaccagGACTCAACAGCCTTAGCTCAACAAGTTCAAGCTCTTGTTGCCACTGTTGAAGAACTCACTTGGTAGAATCAGGAAATGAGGTTACGGTTTCAACAAGAGGAGAATCAGTCCAAAGACGACCGGGAGGATGAGGGAGACAGCCATGGAAGAAGTAATCGCCGAAAGCCTACTACTCCAAAACTAGCAGAGCTCTGATCTCCTTTaagagatgaggaaggagatAGACGAGCTGAGATATGCTATTAAGGAAAAGACAGACCGAAGCGTGGATAGAATGATCAGGGCAACAGACTCAGCCTTCACTGTAGCGGTCCTGGAACACCCAGTACCACTGAAATTTCGGTTGCCTTAGCTTGAGTCGTTTGACGAACTTAAGGACCCTTAGGACCACCTtaacaccttcaagacgacaTTAGGCCTTCAGCAGTCTCTTGACGAAATATTGTGTTGTTCTTTCCCTACTACTCTTAAATGAGATGCGAAGGAATGGTTCACAAAGTTGCTAACTGCGTCAATCGACAGCTTCGAACAGTTGAGCAGTGCCTTTCTACGCCACTTCATCGGAGGACAACATCCTAAGAGGCCAGCGGACCATCTACTCACTATTAGACAAGGGGAGAAAGAAACCTTGCGGTCGTATGTGAAGTGCTTTACTCGAGAAAACTTGGAGGTAGACGATGCTGACGACAAAGTACAATTGACGACCTTTAAAGCAGtagagaatttgtggtttcgcTTGCAAAGAATCCCCCTAAGAAGATGGCAAAAATGCTCCTGAAGGCACAAAAGTATATGAATACTGAAGATGTGTCAGCAGTCATAGTGGACGAAGGAAGGCCAGGAAAAGAAGGGAGGAAGGAGGACGATCACAGGGGGCAAAAAAGGGAACGTTAGGGTTATTGAAGCAGTGACGGAGATAAACGGAAGGATGACAAAGTTCCTTGAATAGTAAAATTCACATCTCTAATTATGcttgttgacaaaattttgacacagattAAGGATGAACACTACCTTAAGTGGTCGAGACCTTTACATTTGTCCCCCAATGTCCGAGACAAAAAGAAGTACTGCCGATTTCACAAGGATCATGGTCATTACACAGAAGACTGTTGAGATCTAAAACAGCAGATAGAGGAGTTAATACAAAAAGGAAGACTACAAAAGTATGTGAAGAAAGGGGAATCTAGTAGATTCAAGGACAGTAACAAAAACCAGCGCGAGTCCTTGCCTAGAGACGAAGACAATACAACCCAACCTCCACAGAATGTGATTCGAGAgataaaaacaatcacaaaggGACCATGTATAGGAGGATCATTCAGATCTCTCAAGAAAGTATGTTAGAGGCAGGTGAATAGTGTCCATATGATACCCCCATTCAAGCAGAGACAAACGTACCAAGATATGTCCTTCAACGAGGAAGATGCAAGGGGAGTGAAGCAGCCTCATAACAATCCATTAGTCATAATGCTCACAATAGAAGGATTCAACACCAAGAGGATCCTTGTAGACAATGGTAGCTTTGCAGACATCATCTACCTTCTCGCTTTCCAACAGCTGAAGCTAGATCCAAGAAGGCTGAGTCCATTCGACTCCCCCCTCGTCAGTTTCAGTGGAGACAGAGTACATCCCAAAGAGATAGTGACATTGACAATAACAGTAGGGACTTACCCGAGGCAGTTGACTCGTCAGTTAGACTTCTTGGTGGTAGACTGCCCCTTGTCTTACAATGTGATCATTAGAAGGCCAACACTTAACCTATGGAAGGCAGCCACGTCCACCTATTGCCTAAAGGTAAAATTCCAAACTGAGAACGGTGTTTGCGAGGTGAAAGGAGATCAGGTCCTAGCCAGGGAATGTTACTAGGCCGTGTTGGCTACAAAGGAGAACCATACATGGACGATTAAGgagaaaagagaagataaaGTAGAAGCCTTGGAAACAGTAGAATTGGTTGAAGGAGAAGTATCTAAGACGACAAGGATAGGGACAACCATAAGTCCCAGGATGAGGATAAAGCTCGTCCAATTCCTTAGAGAAAACTTGGACATCTTCGCAtagagtcatgaggacatgcctggtaCATCCCCTATAGTCATCCAGCATAGACTGAACGTGGATCTTGAGAAAAAGCCTGTCTAACAAAGAAGACGAGTCTTCGCCCCCGAATGAAACCAGGCAATCACAGACGAGGTCAACAAGTTGTTGTTAGTAGGCTTTATTCGGGAGGTTTACTATCCCGATTGGCTCGCCAATGTCGTGTtggtgaagaaagcaaatgagAAGGATAGACCAGCTGGTGGATTCGACAGCCGGGCATAAGTTACTGAcgttcatggatgctttttcaGGGTATAACAAGATAAAAATGGctgaagaagatcaagaaaaaactaCTTTCGTCATAAGTCAAGGGCTTTATTGTTAtaaagtgatgccctttgggCTAATGAATGCAGGAGCAACCTATCAGAGGTTagtgaacaagatgttcagttTGCAGATTGGCAGGAACATAGgggtgtatgtggatgacatgcttGTCAAAAGCAAGGAAGAACTGGCACATCTGGACGACCTGAAGGAGACATTTGCCACCCTTAGAGAATATCAGATGAAGTTAAATCCCAACAAGTGCGCCTTTGGTGTAGCCTCAGGGAAGTTCTTGGTAtttatggtatcccaaaggggaATAGAAGCCAACCTTGAAAAATTACAGGCCATACTCAACATGACCTCACCCAAGACTGTcaaggaagtccaaaagctcacaaGAAGGATTGCGGCACTCAACAGGTTCATCTCAAAAGCAACGGACAAATGTTTACCCTTCTTCAAGACGTTGAAGCAGGCATTCACTTGGACAGACGAGTGTGAGGCAGCGTTTTAGGAACTTAAAATTTACCTCAGCAATCCACCCCTCTTGAGTCCATCCATGGAAGGGGAAGACTAATATTTATACCTGGCAGATTTCATTGCCGAGTTTACTTTCCCTGACGAGGACAACCTCACTGAAGAGGGTGAACGGTGGGCAATACATATCGACGGTTCGTCAGcccaaaagagggggggggggggagggagtAGGGGTTATCATAAGCACTTCTAACAGAAAGGTACTCAAGTATGGAGTTCAACTGAAATTCTTAGCCACCAATAACGAGGCCAAGTATGAAGGGATATTGACGGGATTGAGGCTTGGAAAAGCACTTAGAGCTAAGAACCTATTAGTCCAGAGTGATTTAAAACTGGTGATCGGGCAGATCAAGGAAGAAtatgaagcaaaggaggaaagaatgcaGAAATACCTCAGGCTAACGAAGCATTTGATTCAGGAATTTGATAAAGTTGAGTTTACATAGATCCCGAGAAGCCAGAATGTCCTAGCGGACGAAGTCGCAAAGATGGCATCATCAGAGGAAGGAACAACGAATGCAGACTTGATGCTGGAAACCCAGAAAGACCCCAGCATTGAGGAGATCCCTACATTTGCAATCCAGAGCATAGGTAGCTGGATGACACCAATCATATCCTTCCTTCAGGATAGACACCTCTCTCAAGACATCGAAGAGGGTAGGAAGGTTAGGAAAAAAGAGCAGCTAGGTTCACAATCCTGAACGGTGCTCTGTACAAGAGAGGTTTTTCCATGCCTTACCTAAAGtgtgtggatgaagaagaggcaAAATATATCCTAAAGGAGATCCATGAAGGAATTTATGGAGACCATGCAGGCCCCAGGTCCCTGGTAAGTAAAATTATTAGAACAAGTTATTTCTGGCCTACAATGCAAGTAGACACAAGAGAGCTCGTTAAGAGGTGcgacaaatgtcaaaggtttgGGAATGTCCAACGCCTTCTAGCAGAGAAGTTGATGAAGATATCCTCCCCCTGAccgtttgcacaatggggaattGACATCGTCAGTTTGCTACCTCAAGGTAAAGGACAGGACGTAAGTAGATGGTTCGGGACCAAGACAATAAAAGCCAAGAGTCTAAGGATCTACCAGGCCGTCAAAATCCTCGATCGTCTTGGCGTATTTGATCGCTTTCTCAACTCGATCCTTGTACTTGCTTTTGAGCTTAGGTCATCTCTTAACTGCACAAAACAATGGGCATGAGCGTTAAGTGATGGTAAGTTAATAGATAGATGAAAGGTTGGGAAGAAAAATGTTGCACCTAAGTTCGGGGTACTCCACCAACGGAGCAGCCTTGGGAGATCACCCCAAACCTTGTTAGAGGGAGTCTCCCAATCATCCTTGGACACGAAAAAGAACCGGGACTTCCAATATTTGAATGACGAGGGCAAATCCCGAACGATCCTAGTCCTTCTCTCCCACGGCACCAATTCACAATACCCATGTTCTTTAGATGCTTTTAGACAATACAGGTAAACGAGCTCGTCCACCCTATCATGTCTTCGTCTGTAGCGGCCAGCCATATCCCCATATAGCTGACCACTatcctccacgaattgggcataagttACCCTGGAGCGATACCAAAATAGCCCAACAATTCCATAATAAAAGGATGGACGGGGAACCTAAGCCCACAGAGAACGGCAGCCTCATAGAAGCATACCTTCCCAGGGAAGAAATGGCAAGCCTGATCCTTCTCACCAGGCAGACGAACCCTAACCCTAGTCTAGAATTGAAATCTATCCTTAAACCTAGAAAGTGTGTCTCTGTCTAGGCTACACACACTCTCGAGAGCATGGAAAGCCCTAACCTCCCGAGGAGTAGAAACGACAGTATCCCCTTCTATGGGTCTATCACTAGACGATAATCCAGTCTCTAATTCACTTGACCTCACCTCTGACATCACTCCTTTTTCCTTTACCAAATCCTCAAACCAACTAATTGATTGACGTAACAACGGTAGCAGATCACCCAATGCTACACTTAACCCGCTACCCTCTAATACAAATTTCTCAAGGTGAGGGAAAACTCCTAAAGACCCCCCTAAACGagcaaaaaaggaaagaaatagaGGGACAAAGGGTCCAAACCTCAGAGCTGCTAAGCATAGGactcaagaaaagaaaaagtgggaATCTTAAAAAGACCAGAAATCACCCAGAAAGCCAAAGATAAATCAGAAGTTGCTACAGAAAATATAcacttaaagaaataaaaataaagagtagAGCTATACCTAAAGGAATAGGGAATAGAGGATGCGAATCACAGAAGGTTCATGGTGACAATGGTAGCACAGGGTCAATGGTGGCAACTCGGAAAACTCaaagcaaaaaagaataaaagaaaaagagtaaagaagAAGTAAGGAAGTTTAAAAAGTTAGACACCAAAAGCCTAAAAACCAGCAGGGAAACCAAGAGTCACAATGGAAGCATTAAAACCGCTCCACTCAAGATGTGCCACGTGGCCACAACGCACGAAACACCACCACTACACCTTAAATGCGGAACGAAATCCCAAAAGCCACAGAAAACTTTTATACTTCCAATGGTCGCCTTAACACACTACGACGACCACGGAACTCGAGGGGGCAATTGATGGGACTGACGCCTTCAGCTCACATGGACGATGTCATCATTACCAGCGGGGTCATCCCTTGGGATGAGCCAACCAAATGTCTACAACAAGTGACAAAGGTATCCGACCATTCAATATAGGCAATAATATCTCGGGCAGTTACAAATACAGCTGTATAGACCATTGGACGCCTATTAAAGTCCGCATTATAGGACACAAGGCGTTACCAATAGAGACATTATAGCTATAATAACTGCTACAATGGCTAGATGCTGTGGAAAACATATAAAAGACCCTCACAAGCACCAGCACAAGGTATGAACATCATTCCGAGTAATACTTGTCATAATTCTAGAATACTATTTCACTTTGAAGGTTTCTTtgtactgactttggcatcggagacgtggtggcaggcaccacaccggtgaccactctAAGGGAGCAGTCTCATCTTCTTCACCACAACGACAAGAATTTGGCTTCATCTGAACGCACTCACCGCGATTGACGAATTTGCACTTCATCAAACAACATCTttgataaatattaaatttctaATAGCTAACGGAGTCACTTGCTTGAATGaaatattgatatataaaaaaaactttttattttcaaataatacatGTTTCATAGCAAAAGTTAACAcatatttgaaattaaattaacacgttagaaaaaaatggtttgtaacttgtttgtctttttaattaaattcatatcaTGGTATAAATTGATTACACTTATAATCAACATTTTCTAATGAtgggttttgggattttgttttttgattgttACTTGGCTTATTTGATAAGAAACAACCACTCCTTATTCCCTAGTTTAaaagaatagtaacaaaaatacaaCTAAATAACTGAACTGAATGATAATTTCAAAGGAATAGCAATTCTATTGATTGTGATTCTGTTCCTGCTTACTAAACATGGTCTTAGTGTTGTATCATACATTTATAATTGAATCCCACCATCAccctattttgtatttttggacCATGAAGGAGAAGAAAGAACAGAGGACTTGCAAATCATGCATCATGGTCCTTCTATCTTACTCTTTCCACTCACTTCCCCCACCATTCTCTTCCAAAACCAGTGCTCCCTCCAAACTTTGTCCATCTGTTCAATTGGCATATTCTTAGTCTCCGGCAAAAACAAGTACACAAACACAGTCATCACCACCACCCAtcccccaaaaaagaagaaaatcccAGCCTTGAAGTGGCATAGCATAGCAAGAAAAGTTTGAGCAACTATGAAAGTGAAAAGAAAGCTCACTGCCACTGTAATACTTTGCCCAGCTGACCGAATCTCCAAGGGAAATATCTCACTTGGAACCAACCATCCCAATGGACCCCATGACCATCCAAACCCAGCAACATACACACATATCAAAATCAGAACCAAATATGCAGACTCTTTGTCTAGCCCACCATGGTCACCTAGCTGAGCTGCCATTATTGCACCAATAAGAACTTGTGAGATAAACATTTGAATTCCCCCTACTGTAAACAAAGCTCTTCGACCAAATTTATCCACTACAAGCATGGATATGAAGGTTGAGACAGTACCAACAATCCCAGTCAGGACTGCAGATAAAAGTGATGCACTTTCACCTAAACCTATTGTCCTAAAGAGTATTGGGGCATAGAAGGCAATGACATTGATCCCTGTCACTTGTTGGAAGAAGGGTATTGCTATAGCCATTACAAGTTGTGGTCTATATTTTCTTTGTACAATTTTCTTGAATGGGTGTTCAATGGTTTTTGAAATGGAACTAGCTCTTATGAGATCATCTAATTCTGCTTGCACATCATTGGTACCTCGGACACGTTGTAGCATTAGTTTGGCCTTTTGGTGGTCATTGTTGCGTTGGATTAGGCTGTTGGGTGTTTCAGGAAGGAAAATCGCACCTAGTGTTAGAATTGAGGCAGGGACAGCGGCCATTCCTAGAGAGATTCGCCAGCCCCATCCACCTTTGATCTTTTGTGTACCAAAGTTGATGAGGGTAGCCGATAACGCACCAATTCCAACGCTGAATTGAAAGCCATTGTTGAATGCTCCTCTATATTTTGCTGGAGCCATTTCAGAGAGATATAGTGGGACTGCCTGCAAAGACAAGTACTATTGTTGTAAAATAGAATATCCAATTCAAAGATCTTCTATCTTTAGAAGTATGAAAAGACAATGGTGTATGGTGGGAGAAGAAATTAATTATAGTGaaatttttggtcattttcctTTATGAAGTATCAAAATAGATACCTTCTAGTGAGATAGAGTGTTTAAAACAAAAGTTTggcaaaataataaaattttctgtttataaagaaagtaaaaattGTATATGGAATTGAAAGTAATTTATTTTgtatctcaaaaaaagaaaaagaaaaagaaaaagagcagGTAATTTATTTGGAGTATGAAGGGTGAATGGGAGAGCATGTATTGTCATAAAATTCTACCATCATATAATTAAGTGAAAGTGGGTGAGCACCATAATAACGGATGGAGTCTATATCCAATCTTCCATATATACACATGCAAACActaaatattcttcttttttttttttttttttttgagaaacacgcgcacacacacatatataagggAAGGAGATGAAATAAGGGAATATACTCatacgccaacaccaaaactgcatgcaaCACTAAATATTCTTAATTGTGAATATTGTATTAATATAAatgtaattttcttaatatatgcTACCTGGTTTGCAAAGCCAACCCCAACTCCAAGCAAGACACGACCAAGTATAAGCATGGTGACATTGAAAGCTGCACCGCCTAGGGCTGCACCTGCAAGGAATGCAGCTCCTCCTACAAGGATTGATGGCATGCGTCCAAAGGCTCTTGTGACTGAGGAGGCGAAGAAGGACGCCACGAGGCCAGCCACGTAGAGTGAAGACGTGAAGGAAGTTAACAATTGGCTGT
This genomic interval carries:
- the LOC142620023 gene encoding hexose carrier protein HEX6-like isoform X2, producing MATGLAITSEGGNYNGRMTLFVILSCMMAAMGGVIFGYDIGISGGVTSMDSFLKKFFPEVLTKMKDTKISNYCMFDSQLLTSFTSSLYVAGLVASFFASSVTRAFGRMPSILVGGAAFLAGAALGGAAFNVTMLILGRVLLGVGVGFANQAVPLYLSEMAPAKYRGAFNNGFQFSVGIGALSATLINFGTQKIKGGWGWRISLGMAAVPASILTLGAIFLPETPNSLIQRNNDHQKAKLMLQRVRGTNDVQAELDDLIRASSISKTIEHPFKKIVQRKYRPQLVMAIAIPFFQQVTGINVIAFYAPILFRTIGLGESASLLSAVLTGIVGTVSTFISMLVVDKFGRRALFTVGGIQMFISQVLIGAIMAAQLGDHGGLDKESAYLVLILICVYVAGFGWSWGPLGWLVPSEIFPLEIRSAGQSITVAMDKVWREHWFWKRMVGEVSGKSKIEGP
- the LOC142620023 gene encoding hexose carrier protein HEX6-like isoform X1, whose product is MATGLAITSEGGNYNGRMTLFVILSCMMAAMGGVIFGYDIGISGGVTSMDSFLKKFFPEVLTKMKDTKISNYCMFDSQLLTSFTSSLYVAGLVASFFASSVTRAFGRMPSILVGGAAFLAGAALGGAAFNVTMLILGRVLLGVGVGFANQAVPLYLSEMAPAKYRGAFNNGFQFSVGIGALSATLINFGTQKIKGGWGWRISLGMAAVPASILTLGAIFLPETPNSLIQRNNDHQKAKLMLQRVRGTNDVQAELDDLIRASSISKTIEHPFKKIVQRKYRPQLVMAIAIPFFQQVTGINVIAFYAPILFRTIGLGESASLLSAVLTGIVGTVSTFISMLVVDKFGRRALFTVGGIQMFISQVLIGAIMAAQLGDHGGLDKESAYLVLILICVYVAGFGWSWGPLGWLVPSEIFPLEIRSAGQSITVAVSFLFTFIVAQTFLAMLCHFKAGIFFFFGGWVVVMTVFVYLFLPETKNMPIEQMDKVWREHWFWKRMVGEVSGKSKIEGP